The proteins below come from a single Eucalyptus grandis isolate ANBG69807.140 chromosome 3, ASM1654582v1, whole genome shotgun sequence genomic window:
- the LOC104436320 gene encoding cytokinin riboside 5'-monophosphate phosphoribohydrolase LOG8, with protein sequence MDDGEVIGSKFRRVCVFCGSNSGHRQVFGDAALELGDELVKRKTDLVYGGGSVGLMGLISQKVFDGGCHVLGVIPKALMPLEISGQTIGEVRTVLDMHERKAVMAREADAFIALPGGFGTMEETLEMITWSQLGIHKKPVGLLNVEGYYNSLLALFDNGVKEGFIKPSARDIVLSAPTAKELMIKMEQYTPSHEHVASHESWQMHKLGDYPGQ encoded by the exons ATGGACGACGGTGAAGTTATTGGAAGCAAGTTCCGGAGGGTCTGCGTGTTCTGCGGGAGCAACTCTGGGCACAGACAAGTGTTCGGCGATGCGGCTCTCGAACTTGGCGATGAACTG GTGAAGAGGAAGACGGATTTGGTTTATGGTGGAGGGAGTGTTGGGTTGATGGGTTTAATTTCCCAGAAAGTGTTTGATGGAGGGTGCCATGTTTTGGG GGTGATTCCTAAAGCTCTCATGCCCCTTGAG ATATCTGGCCAGACTATTGGAGAAGTACGGACCGTCCTTGACATGCATGAGCGCAAAGCTGTGATGGCTCGTGAAGCAGATGCCTTCATTGCTCTTCCTG GAGGATTTGGAACAATGGAAGAAACTTTGGAAATGATAACGTGGTCCCAGCTTGGCATTCATAAGAAACCA GTTGGTCTCCTGAATGTTGAGGGGTACTACAATAGTCTGCTTGCTTTATTTGACAATGGTGTCAAAGAAGGTTTTATCAAGCCCAGTGCTCGGGATATAGTGCTCTCTGCTCCCACTGCCAAAGAGCTTATGATAAAGATGGAG CAATACACCCCTTCCCACGAGCATGTTGCTTCTCATGAGAGTTGGCAGATGCACAAGCTTGGTGATTATCCAGGGCAATAA
- the LOC104436321 gene encoding uncharacterized protein LOC104436321: MEDHDRSGAYRYGGNSYRNSSSSNNTDMQLQTYHGGPHELRCHSASYAQARTNGNVRGDHKGRDLKPKKGKGASGSASNSWGIVADPEFQRKRRVASYKMYGVEGKVKGSFRKSFRWLKDRYSRVVNGWW; encoded by the coding sequence ATGGAGGACCACGACAGATCGGGAGCCTACCGCTATGGCGGCAACAGCTAccgcaacagcagcagcagcaacaacaccGACATGCAGTTGCAGACCTACCATGGCGGACCCCACGAGCTCAGATGCCACAGCGCCTCCTACGCGCAGGCCCGAACGAACGGTAACGTCCGCGGCGACCATAAAGGGAGGGACTTGAAGCCGAAGAAGGGGAAGGGCGCATCTGGGTCGGCCTCCAATTCCTGGGGCATCGTCGCCGACCCCGAGTTCCAGAGGAAGCGGAGGGTCGCGAGCTACAAGATGTACGGCGTCGAAGGGAAGGTCAAGGGGTCCTTCAGGAAGAGCTTCCGGTGGCTCAAGGACAGGTACTCGCGGGTCGTCAATGGCTGGTGGTGA